The genomic stretch GTTCACCAGCACATCTATGCGGCCAAAGTGGCTCAGGGCGAGGTCAACAAGGCGGGCAATGTCAGCAGGCCGGGTCGCGTCGGCAGGCAGCGCCAGCGTCTGGGCTTGTTTTGCTATCAGTTCGCTGCGGGTGGCCTCCAGCGCGGCAGCGCCACGCGCGTTGATGACCACACGGGCGCCTGCTCCGGCGTAGGCGTGGGCCAGGGCGCGCCCCAGCCCTTTGGATGAGCCGGTAATCAGAACGACTGTATCCTGTAAGAGCATCTCTGAAACCTCCTCTCGCGCTTCCTGCGGATGAACTCTCGATGAGCGTATTCCTGAAGCGTTTCCATACAGTATAAGCATAGTCTGAAGACGATCTTCTCGCATCGGGCGACGGGCCAGATTTGCTCCTGTCCGAAAGGACAGTGCTCTTGACGGTCTCTGGAAGCAGCGCGAGGTTTTTCTCGATGAGCGAGGCACACTTCCTGCTGCTTGGGAAAGGCCGTAGGGGGCAGGCTCCCTTCCGAGCAGCCCATGCAAACCGGCGGAGTGAACGCTATACGCCATCAATGGATGGCTACAAAGCAGAAGGAGGCAGACGATGAGTAATCTGGTGGTGATCGCCTATCCCGATGTCAATCGGGCCGAGCAGGTTCTGGAGACGCTGGGACAGATGCGTACTGCTCAATTGATCGACCTGGATGATGCGGTCTATGTAACTAAGGACGCCAGTGGAAAGGTGAAGCTGCACCAGGCGGTGAACCTGACGGGAGCAGGCGCCGGATATGGCGCGTTGTGGGGTGGCTTGTGGGGATTGCTGCTCGGCGCTCTTATCCTTCAGCCGATTGCAGGCGCGGCCATTGGCGCGGGCGTTGGCGCGGGTACAGGCGCTGTCGCAGGAAGCCTGAGCGATTATGGCATTGATGATAACTTTATGAAGCAGCTTGGCGCAACTCTGACAGCGAATAGTTCGGCGATATTTGTGCTGGTTCGTCGCGTTACTGCCGATAAGGTGATCCCGGAGGTGAG from Ktedonobacterales bacterium encodes the following:
- a CDS encoding DUF1269 domain-containing protein — translated: MSNLVVIAYPDVNRAEQVLETLGQMRTAQLIDLDDAVYVTKDASGKVKLHQAVNLTGAGAGYGALWGGLWGLLLGALILQPIAGAAIGAGVGAGTGAVAGSLSDYGIDDNFMKQLGATLTANSSAIFVLVRRVTADKVIPEVSKYGGKVLQSSLSEDAEARLQAALSQSAPSQHAPSQDAPGATPAL